Proteins from one Acropora muricata isolate sample 2 chromosome 9, ASM3666990v1, whole genome shotgun sequence genomic window:
- the LOC136927524 gene encoding kinectin-like: protein MEKFAAEKSFLEYLNGYPAQPEWLTAMICGIEQEEQDPKELKRMLVNFRLQARVLYEKARCLTSRLKATEHTALKRERQVLARDKNIERMQETIQDLERKVKLENVRTNFSLTQIKQATEKEKIKLKNAIEKVIVEYESEKEVFKRVIKEEQQQIAIVQNRLQESIRETAIATKNFKTIYNEYHNLEQKFRVIETDLFSLKRFIYELAEVMNLNPVELLIKLEELKVAIASTKNNRNLGELFAKTILDAEKDEVYSKNSQVGCTSQGRTSSTSINHNEDQPGSFEGPSCPLSQKVLGEQVDEPLQQEVQKKRGKVVRIRLAGLKISSWLPMKKCTYR from the exons ATGGAAAAATTTGCTGCAGAAAAAAGCTTTCTAGAATATCTAAATGGTTATCCCGCACAACCGGAATGGTTGACCGCCATGATTTGCGGCATTGAGCAAGAGGAGCAGGACCCCAAAGAACTAAAGCGG ATGTTGGTGAATTTTCGTCTTCAAGCTCGAGTTTTGTATGAAAAGGCGAGGTGTCTGACCTCCAGGTTAAAGGCGACTGAACATACAGCACTGAAAAGAGAACGACAAGTTCTGGCAAGAGataaaaacattgaaagaaTGCAGGAGACTATTCAGGATCTGGAGAGAAAAGTGAAATTGGAAAACGTTCGTACTAATTTTTCTCTTACACAAATAAAGCAGGCTACcgagaaggaaaaaataaaattaaaaaatgccatcGAGAAGGTTATAGTTGAGTACGAAAGTGAAAAGGAAGTTTTTAAAAGAGTAATAAAAGAGGAGCAGCAACAAATTGCTATCGTGCAAAACCGCTTACAGGAAAGCATAAGAGAAACCGCTATTGCaacaaaaaactttaaaactatttacaacgaATATCACAACTTGGAGCAAAAGTTTAGAGTTATAGAAACagatttattttccttaaaaagATTTATTTATGAGCTTGCCGAAGTCATGAACCTAAATCCTGTTGAGTTGCTTATTAAGCTTGAGGAACTAAAAGTAGCTatagcaagtactaaaaacaatagaaatttGGGAGAGTTGTTTGCCAAAACAATACTCGATGCAGAAAAGGACGAAGTTTATTCTAAGAACTCTCAAGTCGGTTGCACGTCCCAAGGGAGAACGTCTTCAACCAGTATAAATCACAATGAAGATCAGCCTGGTTCCTTCGAAGGTCCTTCGTGTCCTTTGAGTCAAAAAGTCTTGGGGGAGCAGGTGGATGAACCTTTACAACAGGaagtgcaaaagaaaagaggaaaGGTTGTACGTATAAGGCTTGCTGGATTGAAGATTTCATCCTGGCTCCCGATGAAAAAGTGCACATACCGGTGA